In Streptomyces sp. NBC_01439, the following are encoded in one genomic region:
- a CDS encoding inorganic phosphate transporter — MEHITLLLGIVIITALVFDFTNGFHDTANAMATTISTGALKPKTAVAMSAVLNLVGAFMSVEVAKTISKGLVNEEGIQPEVIFAALVGAILWNLVTWLVGLPSSSSHALMGGLIGAAVASAGIGAVNGSVVITKVLIPAIAAPLVAGIAAYLAAKVTYKLGNKVGEKTSAKGYRAGQIASAGLVSLAHGTNDAQKTMGIITLALIAGGAIAPDANPPVWVIVSAGMAIAMGTYLGGWRIIRTMGSGLTDLHPQQGFAAQTSAASVILASSNLGFSLSTTHSCSGAVMGAGLGRKGGVVRWSTATRMFVAWGLTLPAAALVSAGAELVMRIGDVGIAAVTVFLVGSCLAIWLISRRQVVDHNNVNEVEQARAEEPGVVTTAIAAVTVPPTVAVAAAGTTTAAATTAEVTDEALKATIPAATQTPAAPAAAV; from the coding sequence ATGGAGCACATAACGCTTCTCCTCGGGATCGTGATCATTACCGCTCTCGTGTTCGACTTCACGAACGGTTTCCACGACACAGCCAACGCGATGGCTACCACCATCTCGACCGGCGCCCTCAAGCCCAAGACGGCGGTGGCCATGTCCGCCGTGCTCAACCTCGTCGGCGCGTTCATGTCCGTGGAGGTCGCCAAGACGATCTCCAAGGGGCTCGTCAACGAGGAGGGCATCCAGCCAGAGGTGATCTTCGCCGCCCTGGTCGGAGCGATCCTCTGGAACCTCGTCACCTGGCTGGTCGGTCTTCCCTCCAGCTCCTCGCACGCCCTGATGGGTGGCCTCATCGGTGCCGCGGTCGCCTCCGCCGGCATCGGCGCGGTCAACGGCAGCGTCGTCATCACCAAGGTCCTCATCCCCGCGATCGCCGCCCCGCTGGTGGCCGGCATCGCCGCGTACCTGGCCGCCAAGGTCACGTACAAGCTGGGGAACAAGGTCGGCGAGAAGACCTCCGCCAAGGGATACCGCGCCGGCCAGATCGCCTCGGCCGGTCTCGTCTCCCTCGCGCACGGCACCAACGACGCGCAGAAGACGATGGGCATCATCACCCTGGCCCTCATCGCCGGCGGCGCGATCGCGCCCGACGCGAACCCGCCGGTCTGGGTCATCGTCTCCGCCGGTATGGCCATCGCGATGGGCACCTACCTGGGCGGCTGGCGCATCATCCGCACCATGGGCAGCGGCCTGACCGACCTGCACCCGCAGCAGGGCTTCGCCGCCCAGACCTCGGCCGCGTCCGTCATCCTCGCCTCCTCGAACCTGGGCTTCTCGCTCTCCACCACCCACTCGTGCTCCGGTGCGGTCATGGGTGCGGGCCTGGGCCGCAAGGGCGGTGTGGTCCGCTGGTCCACCGCGACCCGCATGTTCGTCGCCTGGGGCCTGACCCTGCCGGCCGCCGCGCTGGTCTCGGCCGGTGCCGAGCTGGTCATGCGCATCGGTGACGTCGGCATCGCCGCGGTCACGGTCTTCCTGGTCGGCTCCTGCCTGGCCATCTGGCTCATCTCGCGCCGCCAGGTCGTCGACCACAACAACGTCAACGAGGTGGAGCAGGCCCGCGCCGAGGAGCCGGGTGTCGTCACCACGGCGATCGCCGCGGTCACCGTCCCGCCGACCGTCGCCGTCGCCGCCGCCGGCACCACCACCGCCGCGGCAACGACCGCCGAGGTCACGGACGAAGCCCTCAAGGCCACCATCCCGGCCGCGACGCAGACCCCGGCGGCTCCGGCCGCCGCGGTCTGA
- a CDS encoding alpha/beta hydrolase family protein has translation MRTATATAAAVTTTLLGAGAAAVAVARHAADATLRPEPGRPLPGGPKLSVHSTADGRITLTRSLASLRPGTYGLVAPGVHAVVGPVVPDADPGPDAVVRQLVSVTHGTLDPGTRVSLTPQVYVGNPRTALGLDHADVDVPGELGALPAWFVPAARDTWVIAVHGLGSSREHPMVVMPFLNRHQLPVLDLGYRGDLGAPSSPDGLGHLGESEWRDLDAAIRYALRYGARRVVLYGWSTGATMALHAFERSPLAHRISGLVLDSPVLDWHTTLRGLAAARGVPGVVLPLAVRAAEGLTGLRADRRPAGADPGALRVPVLIFHGPDDALAPWGPSRRLAAARPDLVALHTVSAAGHGAMWNADPAGYEEALRRFLTPLM, from the coding sequence GTGCGTACCGCGACAGCGACGGCTGCGGCCGTCACGACGACCCTCCTCGGTGCGGGCGCGGCCGCCGTCGCCGTCGCCCGGCACGCCGCCGACGCGACCCTGCGGCCCGAACCGGGGCGCCCGCTCCCCGGCGGGCCGAAGCTCAGCGTCCACTCCACCGCTGACGGTCGGATCACACTGACCCGCTCGCTCGCCTCCCTGCGCCCCGGCACGTACGGCCTGGTCGCACCCGGCGTGCACGCCGTCGTCGGGCCCGTGGTCCCGGACGCCGACCCCGGCCCCGACGCCGTCGTGCGGCAGCTCGTCTCCGTCACCCACGGCACCCTCGACCCCGGCACCCGGGTCTCCCTCACCCCCCAGGTGTACGTCGGCAACCCGCGCACCGCCCTCGGGCTCGACCACGCCGACGTGGACGTCCCCGGGGAGCTCGGCGCCCTGCCCGCCTGGTTCGTGCCCGCCGCCCGGGACACCTGGGTGATCGCCGTGCACGGGCTCGGCAGCAGCCGGGAGCACCCGATGGTGGTCATGCCCTTCCTCAACCGCCACCAGCTCCCCGTCCTGGACCTCGGCTACCGGGGCGACCTGGGCGCCCCCTCCTCCCCGGACGGTCTCGGCCACCTCGGCGAATCGGAATGGCGCGACCTGGATGCCGCCATCCGCTACGCCCTGCGCTACGGAGCCCGCCGCGTGGTCCTGTACGGCTGGTCCACCGGCGCCACCATGGCCCTGCACGCCTTCGAGCGCTCGCCGCTCGCCCACCGGATCTCCGGGCTGGTCCTGGACTCCCCGGTACTCGACTGGCACACCACCCTGCGCGGGCTCGCCGCGGCGCGCGGCGTCCCCGGCGTGGTGCTGCCGCTGGCCGTCCGGGCCGCCGAAGGCCTCACGGGCCTGCGTGCCGACCGCCGGCCCGCGGGCGCCGACCCCGGCGCGCTGCGCGTCCCCGTACTGATCTTCCACGGCCCGGACGACGCGCTCGCCCCCTGGGGGCCCTCGCGCAGGCTCGCCGCGGCCCGCCCGGACCTCGTCGCGCTGCACACCGTGAGCGCGGCCGGGCACGGCGCGATGTGGAACGCCGACCCGGCCGGCTACGAGGAGGCCCTGCGCCGCTTCCTCACCCCCCTCATGTGA
- a CDS encoding VOC family protein has translation MAGVPSICPTLVYRDAKAAIRLLTEAFGFSQVAVYEGEDGSVTHAELAYGNGMVMLGSSGRGGVFDKAMEGAGPSGVYVVVDDVDAHHRRAVEHGAEIVMEPTDQDYGSRDYMARDAEGNVWSFGTYAPQV, from the coding sequence ATGGCAGGCGTTCCGTCCATCTGTCCCACCCTGGTCTACCGCGACGCGAAGGCGGCCATCAGGCTGTTGACCGAGGCCTTCGGCTTCAGCCAGGTCGCCGTCTACGAGGGTGAGGACGGCTCCGTGACGCACGCCGAGCTGGCGTACGGCAACGGCATGGTGATGCTGGGCAGTTCGGGCAGGGGCGGGGTCTTCGACAAGGCCATGGAGGGCGCCGGCCCCTCAGGGGTCTACGTCGTGGTCGACGACGTGGACGCCCACCACCGGCGGGCGGTGGAGCACGGCGCGGAGATCGTGATGGAGCCCACCGACCAGGACTACGGCTCCCGCGACTACATGGCCCGCGACGCCGAGGGCAACGTCTGGAGCTTCGGGACGTACGCGCCGCAGGTCTGA